Part of the marine bacterium B5-7 genome, AGGATAGGTTCTAAATACTTTACTGGTGATTCTGTTAAGTCGCCATCTCTACTTTCTTGGGTAACTGTCGAACGCTGTTCATCTGTCAGTTCCCTTGTTGGAAAAACACCTGTTCTCACCATGCGGACTTGAGACATAAAATGAACAAGGTTTAATCGTGGCGCAACAGCTAACACATTGTGTGCATCTGCCAATTCATTCGCGTGCGAAGTTAATTGATACGCTAATTCTGCTGCACCTATTTTAAGTGTTGCCTCAGCGGATGGCTGAATATTCGATGCTAACATCGAAAAATCATTCAGTAACATCGTTGCATGTGCGGCGTCGGATAGTTGACTGTAGTCTGCTTCGAAGACCGCTAAGTCCTCTTTGCTAAGATCATCTTTCTCTTCCAACAAACGCGTTTGTAGCGCCGCTAGGGTATCTAATAAATCTTGAGAAACATTAACTTCCGCTACTTTCAAGGATGCGATCATCCTGCTGAAGGCAAGTTTTACTGCTTCAGATAAATTAGAATCAACGGTGAAGCTGTCGATCGATGTAACTTGTTCTGATTCTGACATCACGTTTACTCCAATACATTTAGCTATTTAAGCCTTCGATGAGTTAATTGTAGCAAACTGTGCGAGTTTTACCTTAAGGGAAGATTAAGCATCATTAAATAGTTGATGTTTTTGTGAGTATTGAGCAATCTTTGTGACGCAATCGGGCACTTCTTTCAAAAATGACAACTGGAAAGTTGTCACCCCGGGCTTGACCCGGGGCCTCCTTCGGATGCTAGCAAACTTATTAATACTATCTGACAACACTGCGTCAAGCGCGGGATGACAGTGGTCGTAGATGGAAGTCCCGCGTCAAGCGCGGGATGACAGTGGTCGTAGATGGAGATCCCGCGTCAAGCGCGGGATGACAATGGTCGTAGATGGAGGTCCCGCGCCAAGCGCGGGATAACAAGGTTGAATCAATTACAAGAGAACAATCAAACCCCAAATCACAGCCAGAATAATCGATGTGCGATCAAGTAGTTTAGCAACGGCTTTACCGTCTTGTGCTTCTTCGTCAGTTAATGCGGCGCGACTACATTCACGAAGTAATTGGCTGCTATCATCTAAGCCATTAAAGGCTTGCTTCATCCAAGCATTAAACACTGCCATGAAGTGTCCACCTAACGCTAACACTAAGCCTAATAAACGTGCAGGCATCCAATCGAAACCATCCATGACTTGGACTAAGTATTGTTGTCTATCCGCATTCGTATCATGCTCGAGGAATAAGCGCGCACAACGATATAATACTGCACCAAACACACCGAGTAAGGCATACCAAAATAATACCGCGACTACGTTATGATTCAATGCAATCACCGCATCTTCCGCTTTCATGCCATCACCTTGATGCACTTGTGAAAAAATATTCGTCGGCCCTAGACAGTACACAACTAAAAGTACGGTCAAGGCAAAAGCAAAGACATGAAAAACACCATGTGAGAATGCCGCAACAATCATCGCTAAAATGAAAGGAACCGGTACCGTCGCAATCACGACTGTCGCCCAACCCGGCAAACCCTTTGCAACTTTGTGCACTAAATTGAGATAGCTGTTAAACCAGTTGAAACGCTTGTGCCATTTATCAATCGCATAAAATCGTTCGATAGCCACTGCAATCAATCCATAGAAAAAATCCATTCTATTCTCCTCACTTTTGTTTAACTCATGGCGTTATCGACATGCTGCCAATCAAACGCCTCACCCGGATCGGTTTTCCGACCTGGCGCAACATCACAATGTCCCACTATACGATCCCGCGTAATTTTTGGGTAGCACCCTTGTAAAATTCGGATAATTTTTGTCATTTTTTCATACTGAATGGGTGTAAATGGCACAGTATCCGTGCCCTCTAATTCGATACCAATCGCATAGTCATTGCAATCCTCACGACCTTCAAACGATGATCTACCCGCATGCCAGGCGCGAGCATGAAAAGGTACATATTGGATTACGTCACCATCACGACGAATCACTAAATGTGAAGACACTTTTAAGTTAGCCAAGTCCAAGCGCTGAAAATCTGGATGTGCATTCACATCTAATCGATTTAAAAATAAATCATCGATGTAATCACCACCGAACTGCCCTTCCGGCAAACTAATATTGTGAATAATGAGCAAGCTCACATCGTCTGGGGCGGGGCGCGCATTGAAGTTGGGCGACGGATGAAATGTCGCAAATGATAAAAGACCGTTGTCTAGCATGATCTTACTCACGATGTAAGCGGTTATCCGTGGTGACCGGTGTTTCGTACCGCAAAACCACCCAATAACTAGAAACAATAAAAGTAATAATCGTTGCCGCTTGAATAAAATACGACGTTGCATCGCTCACGAGCATTTTGCTCGAGGCCATATAAGCCACCAACAGTGAGAACTCGCTAGATTGACCTAAACGATTACCCACTTCCCATGACATTTTTTTTGTTTCACTAATGCGATGTAACAAGCAACGAAAAGTAATCGGCTTTGCTAATAACATCACCGCTGCAAGCACCACCGCAGGCATCCAGACCTGAGGGAAATAGCCTAAATTAAATGTCGCACCAATCGCGAAAAAGAATATCACCAAGAAGAAGTCACGCAAAGGTTGCAGTGCATCGGCAATAAATAATGAAACTGGACAACTGGCTAATGCAATCCCTGCAATAAACGCACCCACCTCTTCCGGTAAGCCGACCAAGGTCCCCGCTTCAGTTAAAACCAGACACCAAGCGATCGCGACAATAAATTGATATTCTTTAATTGATTCAAAGCGTTTAAGCAGCGGGCTCAGTAAATAGCGCTCACACACAAAGGCCATGATTATCATTAAGGGCAAACTCACCAGCGTTTTACCTACGTGTAACCACACTTGGCTTTCCGCTGTCGCACTTTTTAAGGCCAACAAGACAAAAATCGCGATAATATCTTGAAACAACAAGGCACCAACCATCAACTCACCGGTATGTTGATGATGTAGCACTTTCGTCGGCATCAGCTTGAGCCCAATAATTGTACTAGAGAACATCATGGCGGCACCCGTCACCACGCTTTCGATGCCACTAAAGCCCGACAGCCGTGACACGAGAAAACCTAAACCAAAGAAAATCAGTGAGCTGCCCAAGCCCACGATGGTCATCTTTCGCAACATTTGGATCAAGTTGCGCGGGTTCATGTGCAGTCCCAACAAAAACAGCAAGAAGATGATCCCTACCTCTCCCGCTTCTGTCACCAATTTTGGATTGTCGATCCAACGCAATCCCCACGGTCCAACAATCACGCCGAGCGCGAGGTAAGCCACCAACAAAGATTGTTTTGTGAATAAAGCCAAGGTAGCCAGAATCGCCGCACCGACAAAGATGACAAAAATGGTGGTAACCATGGTGTCGATGGGCATTAGAAATTCCCTTGTTTTTAAGGCATAATGTGGCCTCTTATTATATAGAAGGTTGCTAGCCATGTCGAGCCCAGAACTGCTGATAGAAAATGCATTTGAAGCACGCCAAACATTTTCAGCTGCACACTGTGCACCTGA contains:
- a CDS encoding membrane protein; the encoded protein is MDFFYGLIAVAIERFYAIDKWHKRFNWFNSYLNLVHKVAKGLPGWATVVIATVPVPFILAMIVAAFSHGVFHVFAFALTVLLVVYCLGPTNIFSQVHQGDGMKAEDAVIALNHNVVAVLFWYALLGVFGAVLYRCARLFLEHDTNADRQQYLVQVMDGFDWMPARLLGLVLALGGHFMAVFNAWMKQAFNGLDDSSQLLRECSRAALTDEEAQDGKAVAKLLDRTSIILAVIWGLIVLL
- a CDS encoding N-acetyl-anhydromuranmyl-L-alanine amidase, whose translation is MLDNGLLSFATFHPSPNFNARPAPDDVSLLIIHNISLPEGQFGGDYIDDLFLNRLDVNAHPDFQRLDLANLKVSSHLVIRRDGDVIQYVPFHARAWHAGRSSFEGREDCNDYAIGIELEGTDTVPFTPIQYEKMTKIIRILQGCYPKITRDRIVGHCDVAPGRKTDPGEAFDWQHVDNAMS
- a CDS encoding sodium:hydrogen antiporter, with the protein product MPIDTMVTTIFVIFVGAAILATLALFTKQSLLVAYLALGVIVGPWGLRWIDNPKLVTEAGEVGIIFLLFLLGLHMNPRNLIQMLRKMTIVGLGSSLIFFGLGFLVSRLSGFSGIESVVTGAAMMFSSTIIGLKLMPTKVLHHQHTGELMVGALLFQDIIAIFVLLALKSATAESQVWLHVGKTLVSLPLMIIMAFVCERYLLSPLLKRFESIKEYQFIVAIAWCLVLTEAGTLVGLPEEVGAFIAGIALASCPVSLFIADALQPLRDFFLVIFFFAIGATFNLGYFPQVWMPAVVLAAVMLLAKPITFRCLLHRISETKKMSWEVGNRLGQSSEFSLLVAYMASSKMLVSDATSYFIQAATIITFIVSSYWVVLRYETPVTTDNRLHRE